A DNA window from Ornithinimicrobium humiphilum contains the following coding sequences:
- a CDS encoding NUDIX domain-containing protein, which translates to MTLDAPRLTASDLRDVEGRRPVLSREVAFAGRVWDVLTERVDLGDAGVAVRDFLEHPGAVAVLAVREDRGEPEILVLRQYRHPVGAEDWELPAGLLDVEGEPPVEAARRELAEEADLRAEEWEELLTLTPSPGSLGERITVFVATGLSDVPEDERHEREHEEAGMPVGWISLSDAVSAILAGQVHNGPMLVAVLALAARRARAGG; encoded by the coding sequence ATGACCCTCGACGCGCCCCGTCTCACGGCGTCCGACCTGCGCGACGTCGAGGGCCGGCGCCCGGTCCTCTCGCGGGAGGTCGCCTTCGCCGGTCGTGTCTGGGACGTGCTGACCGAGCGCGTCGACCTCGGCGACGCCGGGGTCGCGGTGCGCGACTTCCTCGAGCACCCGGGGGCGGTGGCCGTCCTCGCCGTGCGCGAGGACCGCGGCGAGCCCGAGATCCTCGTGCTGCGGCAGTACCGCCACCCCGTCGGCGCCGAGGACTGGGAGCTGCCCGCCGGCCTGCTCGACGTCGAGGGCGAGCCACCGGTCGAGGCCGCGCGTCGCGAGCTCGCGGAGGAGGCGGACCTGCGCGCCGAGGAGTGGGAGGAGCTGCTCACCCTCACGCCGTCCCCGGGCAGCCTGGGGGAGCGGATCACCGTCTTCGTCGCCACCGGGCTCTCCGACGTGCCGGAGGACGAGCGCCACGAGCGCGAGCACGAGGAGGCGGGTATGCCGGTGGGCTGGATCTCCCTGTCCGACGCGGTCTCGGCGATCCTCGCGGGCCAGGTGCACAACGGCCCGATGCTGGTGGCCGTGCTGGCCCTCGCGGCCCGTCGGGCGCGGGCCGGGGGCTGA
- a CDS encoding CTP synthase translates to MVETTKHIFVTGGVASSLGKGLTASSLGFLLRSRGLRVTMQKLDPYINVDPGTMNPFQHGEVFVTEDGAECDLDIGHYERFLNTNLSGRSNVTTGQVYNDVIARERRGEYLGDTVQVIPHITNEIKARMRAAADATDGPRPDIIITEIGGTVGDIESLPFLEAARQVRHDIGRANCFFLHVSLVPYLAPSGELKTKPTQHSVAALRQVGITPDALVLRADREIPEGIKRKISMMCDVDADAVAACIDAPSIYDIPKVLHREMLDAYVVRHLGMPFRDVDWTAWDALLERVHEPEHRVEIALVGKYIDLPDAYLSVTEAMRAGGFRHDARVDIRWVASDECSTEAGASRALQGVDAILVPGGFGVRGIEGKIGALRWARERGIPTLGICLGLQAMVIEHARNVAGIEGASSTEFDPMTPEPVIATMAEQEAIVSGAGDLGGTMRLGSYPAALVPGSVVAETYGTTEVTERHRHRYEVNNAFRERLSDAGLVFSGTSPEGTLVEFVELPREVHPYYVATQAHPEFKSRPDHAHPLFAGLVAAALDQQRSQRLVEVEGRQHQHELPA, encoded by the coding sequence GTGGTGGAGACGACAAAGCACATCTTCGTGACCGGGGGCGTCGCCTCCTCGCTCGGCAAGGGCCTGACGGCCTCCAGCCTCGGGTTCCTCCTCAGGTCCCGCGGGCTCCGGGTGACGATGCAGAAGCTCGATCCGTACATCAACGTGGACCCGGGGACGATGAACCCGTTCCAGCACGGGGAGGTCTTCGTCACCGAGGACGGCGCCGAGTGCGACCTCGACATCGGGCACTACGAGCGATTCCTCAACACCAACCTCTCCGGGCGCTCCAACGTCACGACCGGGCAGGTCTACAACGACGTCATCGCCCGCGAGCGGCGCGGCGAGTACCTCGGTGACACCGTCCAGGTCATCCCGCACATCACCAACGAGATCAAGGCCCGCATGCGTGCGGCGGCCGACGCCACCGACGGCCCGCGGCCCGACATCATCATCACCGAGATCGGCGGCACGGTCGGCGACATCGAGTCGCTGCCCTTCCTCGAGGCCGCCCGTCAGGTGCGCCACGACATCGGGCGCGCCAACTGCTTCTTCCTGCACGTCTCGCTGGTGCCCTACCTGGCCCCGAGCGGCGAGCTCAAGACCAAGCCGACGCAGCACTCCGTGGCCGCCCTGCGCCAGGTCGGCATCACGCCCGACGCGCTCGTCCTGCGCGCCGACCGCGAGATCCCCGAGGGCATCAAGCGCAAGATCTCGATGATGTGCGACGTCGACGCGGACGCGGTCGCGGCCTGCATCGACGCCCCGAGCATCTACGACATCCCCAAGGTGCTTCACCGGGAGATGCTCGACGCCTACGTCGTGCGCCACCTGGGTATGCCGTTCCGCGACGTGGACTGGACCGCCTGGGACGCGCTCCTCGAGCGCGTCCACGAGCCCGAGCACCGCGTGGAGATCGCCCTCGTCGGCAAGTACATCGACCTGCCCGACGCCTACCTGTCGGTGACCGAGGCGATGCGCGCCGGCGGCTTCCGCCACGACGCCCGCGTCGACATCCGCTGGGTCGCCTCCGACGAGTGCTCGACCGAGGCCGGCGCGAGCCGCGCCCTGCAGGGCGTCGACGCCATCCTCGTGCCCGGCGGCTTCGGCGTGCGCGGCATCGAGGGCAAGATCGGCGCGCTGCGCTGGGCCCGTGAGCGCGGCATCCCGACCCTGGGCATCTGCCTGGGTCTGCAGGCGATGGTCATCGAGCACGCGCGCAACGTCGCCGGCATCGAGGGCGCCAGCTCGACCGAGTTCGACCCCATGACCCCCGAGCCGGTCATCGCCACGATGGCCGAGCAGGAGGCGATCGTCTCCGGCGCGGGCGACCTGGGCGGCACCATGCGGCTGGGGTCCTACCCGGCGGCGCTGGTCCCGGGCTCGGTCGTCGCCGAGACCTACGGCACCACCGAGGTCACCGAGCGCCACCGGCACCGCTACGAGGTCAACAACGCCTTCCGCGAGCGGCTGAGCGACGCAGGCCTGGTCTTCTCGGGCACGTCCCCGGAGGGCACCCTGGTGGAGTTCGTCGAGCTGCCGCGCGAGGTGCACCCCTACTACGTGGCGACCCAGGCCCACCCGGAGTTCAAGTCCCGCCCCGACCACGCGCACCCGCTCTTCGCCGGGCTGGTCGCGGCCGCGCTCGACCAGCAGCGCAGCCAGCGCCTGGTCGAGGTCGAGGGTCGCCAGCACCAGCACGAGCTGCCGGCCTGA
- the alaS gene encoding alanine--tRNA ligase, translating to METAEIRRRWLRFFESKGHAVVPSAPLVYDDPNLLFVNAGMVQFKPYFLGQQTPPWPRATSVQKCVRTLDIEEVGKTTRHGTFFQMNGNFSFGDYFKEGAISHAWELVTGSQADGYLGFDPDSIWVTVLDGDDEAADLWHRIAGLPQERIQRRGLADNYWHMGVPGPGGPCSEIYVDRGPEHGPDGGPVVDEDRFLEIWNLVFMQEELSAVRSKVDFDIAGELPRKNIDTGMGLERVAYLLQGVDNLYEIDEVYPVIERAEELSGRSYGADGEDDVRFRVVADHVRSGLMLMGDGVTPGNEGRGYVLRRLLRRAVRSMRLLGVHDAALPELLPVSRDVMSTSYPELARDWSRISETAYAEEEAFRRTLASGTTILDTAVRKAKESGSTTLGGAEAFQLHDTYGFPIDLTLEMASEQGLEVDEAGFRALMTEQRQRAKADAKSKKAGHGGTGAYRALADRLGRSVEFTGYEQMRGDAPVVGLLADGHEVDRLALAPEQAETGAEVELVLAQTPFYAEAGGQLPDHGLIRLDSGAVVQVTDVQRPIPGLIVHRGTLLEGELAVGQTATAEIDTLRRASVSRAHTATHIVHKVLRETLGDTATQAGSENAPGRLRFDFRATRGLSPDELAAVEARINERLMDDLQVSAAEMPLAEAREMGAMALFGERYPDIVRVVSVGGPWSLELCGGTHVLNSAQLSLVKIMGEASIGSGVRRVEALVGADAYQHLARETVIVNQLTDTLKVRPDEVPDRVAQLIARLKDAEREIARAKAQQVLAAAKGLTDQARDVAGVTFLGHDLGDGASGDDLRRLVTDLRGRLGNDRPVVVALTGVASGRPSVAVATNEAARERGIRAGALVKVAAQTLGGGGGGKDDLAQGGGQDPTRTADALRRVEDALTA from the coding sequence ATGGAAACCGCCGAGATCCGCCGTCGCTGGCTGAGGTTCTTCGAGAGCAAGGGCCACGCGGTGGTGCCGAGCGCGCCGCTCGTCTACGACGACCCCAACCTGCTGTTCGTCAACGCCGGGATGGTCCAGTTCAAGCCCTACTTCCTGGGGCAGCAGACGCCCCCGTGGCCGCGCGCCACCAGCGTGCAGAAGTGCGTGCGCACCCTCGACATCGAGGAGGTCGGCAAGACCACCCGCCACGGCACGTTCTTCCAGATGAACGGCAACTTCTCCTTCGGCGACTACTTCAAGGAGGGGGCGATCAGCCACGCCTGGGAGCTGGTCACCGGCTCGCAGGCCGACGGCTACCTCGGCTTCGACCCGGACTCGATCTGGGTGACCGTGCTCGATGGTGACGACGAGGCCGCCGACCTGTGGCACCGCATCGCCGGGCTCCCGCAGGAGCGCATCCAGCGCCGCGGCCTGGCCGACAACTACTGGCACATGGGTGTCCCGGGGCCGGGCGGTCCGTGCAGCGAGATCTACGTCGACCGTGGCCCCGAGCACGGCCCCGACGGTGGCCCGGTCGTCGACGAGGACCGCTTCCTGGAGATCTGGAACCTCGTCTTCATGCAGGAGGAGCTCTCCGCGGTCCGCTCCAAGGTCGACTTCGACATCGCGGGCGAGCTGCCGCGCAAGAACATCGACACGGGTATGGGGCTCGAGCGCGTCGCCTACCTGCTGCAGGGCGTCGACAACCTCTACGAGATCGACGAGGTCTACCCCGTCATCGAGCGCGCCGAGGAGCTCTCCGGCCGCTCCTACGGCGCCGACGGCGAGGACGACGTCCGCTTCCGCGTGGTCGCCGACCACGTGCGCTCCGGCCTGATGCTCATGGGTGACGGCGTCACCCCCGGCAACGAGGGCCGCGGCTACGTGCTGCGCCGGCTGCTGCGCCGCGCGGTCCGCTCGATGCGCCTGCTGGGCGTCCACGACGCCGCGCTGCCCGAGCTGCTGCCCGTCAGCCGTGACGTGATGAGCACCTCCTACCCCGAGCTGGCCCGCGACTGGTCGCGCATCAGCGAGACCGCCTACGCCGAGGAGGAGGCCTTCCGCCGCACCCTGGCCAGCGGGACGACCATCCTCGACACCGCGGTGCGCAAGGCCAAGGAGTCCGGCTCCACCACGCTCGGCGGCGCCGAGGCCTTCCAGCTGCACGACACCTACGGCTTCCCGATCGACCTGACCCTGGAGATGGCCTCCGAGCAGGGCCTGGAGGTCGACGAGGCGGGCTTCCGCGCCCTCATGACCGAGCAGCGCCAGCGGGCCAAGGCCGACGCGAAGTCGAAGAAGGCCGGCCACGGCGGCACCGGCGCCTACCGCGCCCTGGCCGACCGCCTCGGTCGCTCGGTCGAGTTCACCGGCTACGAGCAGATGCGCGGCGACGCGCCCGTCGTCGGGCTCCTGGCCGACGGTCACGAGGTGGACCGCCTCGCGCTCGCCCCGGAGCAGGCCGAGACCGGTGCAGAGGTCGAGCTGGTGCTCGCCCAGACCCCGTTCTACGCCGAGGCCGGTGGTCAGCTGCCCGACCACGGCCTCATCCGGCTCGACTCCGGCGCCGTGGTCCAGGTCACCGACGTCCAGCGCCCGATCCCGGGCCTCATCGTCCACCGCGGGACGCTGCTCGAGGGCGAGCTGGCCGTCGGTCAGACCGCCACGGCCGAGATCGACACGCTGCGGCGCGCGTCCGTGTCCCGGGCGCACACCGCGACGCACATCGTGCACAAGGTGCTCCGCGAGACGCTCGGTGACACCGCGACCCAGGCGGGCTCGGAGAACGCGCCGGGCCGGCTGCGCTTCGACTTCCGCGCCACCCGTGGCCTGTCCCCGGACGAGCTGGCCGCGGTCGAGGCCCGCATCAACGAGCGCCTGATGGACGACCTGCAGGTCAGCGCGGCCGAGATGCCGCTGGCCGAGGCCCGCGAGATGGGCGCCATGGCCCTCTTCGGCGAGCGCTACCCCGACATCGTGCGCGTGGTCTCCGTCGGCGGCCCGTGGTCGCTGGAGCTGTGCGGTGGCACGCACGTGCTCAACTCCGCGCAGCTGTCCCTGGTCAAGATCATGGGCGAGGCCTCGATCGGCTCCGGCGTGCGACGTGTCGAGGCCCTCGTCGGCGCCGACGCCTACCAGCACCTGGCGCGCGAGACGGTGATCGTCAACCAGCTGACCGACACCCTCAAGGTCCGCCCGGACGAGGTCCCCGACCGCGTCGCCCAGCTCATCGCGCGGCTCAAGGACGCCGAGCGCGAGATCGCCCGCGCCAAGGCGCAGCAGGTCCTCGCGGCGGCGAAGGGGCTCACCGACCAGGCGCGCGACGTGGCCGGCGTGACCTTCCTCGGCCACGACCTCGGCGACGGCGCCTCCGGCGACGACCTGCGCCGTCTGGTCACCGACCTGCGGGGCCGTCTCGGCAACGACCGGCCCGTCGTGGTGGCGCTCACCGGCGTCGCCTCGGGCCGCCCCAGCGTCGCGGTCGCGACCAACGAGGCGGCCCGGGAGCGGGGCATCCGCGCTGGTGCCCTGGTCAAGGTGGCCGCGCAGACCCTCGGCGGCGGCGGTGGCGGCAAGGACGACCTCGCCCAGGGCGGCGGTCAGGACCCGACGCGCACCGCGGACGCGCTGCGTCGGGTCGAGGACGCGCTCACGGCGTGA
- a CDS encoding glycosyltransferase family 4 protein: protein MKVLLVMGMVAGGVGTHVRSLAESLGAAGLRVVVACPSPVVASLGRPAEGVTWFEVPIGSRPHPVRDRRSVQLLRGVLQGADVVHAHGLRAGALAVTARKVARGQRPCLVVTSHNAPPEGRAARTVYAVLEQVVAHGADLVLGVSPDLLERAARAGAREPRLAVVAAPVPVAVTEEERRSIRARVRRGLGLAPDDDVALVVNAGRLSSQKDQVTLVDAVDLLTARWHGQGHTGPPPVVVVAGEGPARAALEARITAAHELTDVRLLGHRADLPDLLLAADVVVSAARWEGQPVWIQEAIHAGAPVVATDVGGTRTVVGDAGLLVGAEPGPERARELADALDRVLTSPELRADLRRLARARSAQLPDREDELEAALTAYRGV from the coding sequence ATGAAGGTGCTGCTCGTCATGGGGATGGTCGCCGGTGGGGTCGGCACGCACGTGCGCTCGCTGGCCGAGAGCCTCGGGGCCGCGGGCCTCCGCGTCGTCGTGGCCTGCCCGTCCCCGGTCGTCGCCTCCCTGGGCCGCCCCGCGGAGGGCGTGACCTGGTTCGAGGTGCCGATCGGCTCCCGCCCCCACCCGGTGCGCGACCGGCGGTCGGTGCAGCTGCTGCGCGGCGTCCTGCAGGGGGCCGACGTGGTCCACGCCCACGGGCTGCGGGCCGGGGCGCTGGCGGTGACCGCCCGCAAGGTGGCGCGGGGCCAGCGACCCTGCCTCGTCGTGACCAGCCACAACGCTCCTCCTGAGGGCCGGGCCGCGCGGACCGTCTACGCCGTCCTCGAGCAGGTGGTGGCGCACGGGGCCGACCTGGTGCTGGGCGTCTCGCCCGACCTCCTGGAGCGGGCCGCCCGGGCCGGCGCCCGCGAACCGCGCCTGGCGGTCGTCGCGGCGCCCGTCCCGGTGGCGGTCACCGAGGAGGAGCGTCGGAGCATCCGGGCACGCGTCCGCCGGGGGCTGGGCCTGGCGCCCGACGACGACGTCGCGCTGGTCGTCAACGCCGGCCGGCTCAGCAGCCAGAAGGACCAGGTCACCCTCGTCGACGCGGTCGACCTGCTCACGGCCCGGTGGCACGGGCAGGGGCACACCGGCCCGCCGCCCGTCGTCGTGGTCGCGGGGGAGGGGCCCGCCCGCGCAGCCCTCGAGGCGCGCATCACCGCGGCCCACGAGCTCACCGACGTGCGGCTCCTCGGGCACCGCGCGGACCTGCCCGACCTGCTCCTGGCGGCCGACGTCGTCGTGTCCGCCGCCCGGTGGGAGGGCCAGCCGGTCTGGATCCAGGAGGCCATCCACGCGGGCGCGCCCGTCGTCGCCACCGACGTCGGCGGGACGCGCACCGTCGTCGGCGACGCGGGTCTGCTCGTCGGTGCCGAGCCGGGACCGGAGCGGGCGCGCGAGCTCGCCGACGCCCTGGACCGGGTGCTCACCAGCCCCGAGCTGCGCGCCGACCTGCGCCGCCTCGCCCGTGCGCGGTCCGCGCAGCTGCCCGACCGCGAGGACGAGCTCGAGGCCGCGCTGACCGCATACCGGGGGGTCTGA
- a CDS encoding GNAT family N-acetyltransferase, which yields MSEPVPVSRAELLELSGGDPWARWALPDPLAGAALVVADVALVERGGPRPGLWVAPLRPGLPAGAVPEGPALTAEAARVATALRLVREGLFPAARPGASISAPAEHAGTARAVLPLSEEGGDWDWMWTEAAPPPESRERLLVELDDRADAEELRAFAHAHNPRVWTRIGEGEVVRWVGVRDVAGGLVAVGGAEREASGAPHLAGILTAVPARGQGWGRVVSSALTREALREHGVCTLGMFRDNDRARRLYRGLGYRTARRWFSRRLAGS from the coding sequence GTGAGCGAACCCGTGCCCGTCTCCCGCGCAGAGCTGCTGGAGCTCTCCGGCGGCGATCCCTGGGCGCGCTGGGCGCTGCCCGACCCGCTCGCCGGGGCGGCCCTCGTCGTCGCGGACGTGGCGCTCGTCGAGCGGGGCGGTCCGCGCCCGGGACTGTGGGTCGCGCCGCTGCGCCCGGGCCTGCCCGCGGGGGCGGTGCCGGAGGGCCCGGCCCTCACGGCCGAGGCCGCGCGAGTGGCGACGGCGTTGCGGCTGGTCCGCGAGGGCCTGTTCCCCGCCGCGCGCCCCGGAGCCTCGATCTCCGCGCCGGCCGAGCACGCGGGGACGGCTCGCGCGGTCCTGCCGCTCTCCGAGGAGGGCGGGGACTGGGACTGGATGTGGACCGAGGCCGCGCCGCCGCCCGAGTCCCGGGAGCGGCTGCTGGTCGAGCTGGACGACCGGGCCGACGCCGAGGAGCTGCGGGCCTTCGCGCACGCCCACAACCCGCGCGTATGGACGCGGATCGGCGAGGGCGAGGTCGTCCGCTGGGTCGGGGTGCGTGACGTCGCAGGAGGCCTGGTCGCCGTGGGCGGGGCCGAGCGGGAGGCCTCGGGCGCCCCGCACCTGGCGGGGATCCTCACCGCCGTGCCCGCCCGGGGGCAGGGCTGGGGCCGGGTGGTCTCGTCCGCGCTCACCCGGGAGGCGCTGCGGGAGCACGGGGTGTGCACCCTGGGGATGTTCCGCGACAACGACCGGGCGCGGCGTCTCTACCGCGGCCTCGGTTACCGCACCGCCCGCCGCTGGTTCTCCCGGCGGCTGGCCGGGAGCTGA
- a CDS encoding replication-associated recombination protein A, giving the protein MRPRTLEEVAGQEDVLRPGSPMRRLIEGAGGLAGPLSAILWGPPGTGKTTLAHLVATAADRRFVELSAVTAGVKDVRQVMDQAMQERSLHGRQTVLFLDEIHRFTKAQQDALLPGVENRLVILVAATTENPSFSVIAPLLSRSVLVRLGPLDDDQVRGVIRRALADERGLDGGFTLDDDALDHLVRMAGGDARRALTTLEAAAGVAADERPAGREDQLAAITLATVEQAMAHAAVRYDRAGDQHYDVASAFIKSMRGSDVDAALHYLARQLEAGEDPRFIARRIVIAASEDVGLGDPSALQTAVAALHAVAQIGMPEARIILAQAVIHNALAPKSNAAYAAINAAIADVRAGRGGPVPAHLRGSGYAGAERLGHGKGYRYTHDEPAGVGPQQFLPDDLAEADVDYYHPTGRGWEERLGSRWRELRRIIRGR; this is encoded by the coding sequence ATGCGTCCGCGCACCCTGGAGGAGGTGGCCGGCCAGGAGGACGTCCTGCGCCCCGGCTCGCCGATGCGCCGCCTCATCGAGGGCGCGGGCGGGCTCGCGGGCCCGCTGTCGGCGATCCTCTGGGGGCCGCCCGGCACCGGCAAGACCACCCTGGCCCATCTCGTGGCGACCGCGGCCGACCGCCGCTTCGTGGAGCTGTCCGCCGTCACGGCCGGTGTCAAGGACGTCCGGCAGGTGATGGACCAGGCGATGCAGGAACGCTCGCTGCACGGACGCCAGACGGTGCTCTTCCTCGACGAGATCCACCGGTTCACCAAGGCGCAGCAGGACGCCCTGCTGCCGGGCGTCGAGAACCGGCTCGTCATCCTGGTGGCGGCGACGACCGAGAACCCCTCGTTCTCGGTGATCGCCCCGCTGCTGTCCCGCTCGGTGCTGGTGCGTCTCGGGCCGCTGGACGACGACCAGGTCCGCGGCGTCATCCGCCGCGCGCTCGCCGACGAGCGCGGTCTGGACGGGGGGTTCACCCTCGACGACGACGCGCTCGACCACCTCGTGCGGATGGCCGGCGGCGACGCGCGCCGGGCCCTCACGACCCTGGAGGCCGCCGCCGGGGTGGCCGCCGACGAGCGTCCCGCGGGCCGGGAGGACCAGCTGGCCGCGATCACGCTCGCCACGGTCGAGCAGGCGATGGCGCACGCCGCGGTCCGCTACGACCGGGCGGGGGACCAGCACTACGACGTCGCCAGCGCCTTCATCAAGTCCATGCGGGGCTCCGACGTCGACGCCGCCCTGCACTACCTCGCCCGGCAGCTGGAGGCGGGGGAGGACCCGCGCTTCATCGCGCGGCGCATCGTCATCGCCGCCAGCGAGGACGTCGGCCTGGGGGACCCGTCGGCCCTGCAGACCGCGGTGGCGGCGCTGCACGCCGTCGCCCAGATCGGGATGCCCGAGGCGCGGATCATCCTGGCGCAGGCGGTCATCCACAACGCCCTCGCGCCCAAGTCCAACGCCGCCTACGCCGCGATCAACGCCGCCATCGCCGACGTCCGGGCCGGCCGGGGCGGGCCGGTGCCCGCCCACCTCCGGGGGAGCGGCTACGCCGGTGCCGAGCGACTGGGGCACGGCAAGGGCTACCGCTACACCCACGACGAGCCCGCCGGCGTCGGCCCGCAGCAGTTCCTCCCTGACGACCTCGCCGAGGCCGACGTCGACTACTACCACCCGACCGGTCGCGGGTGGGAGGAGCGGCTCGGCTCCCGCTGGCGCGAGCTGCGCCGCATCATCCGCGGCCGCTGA
- the aspS gene encoding aspartate--tRNA ligase, translating to MLRTHEAGTLRPEHVGTTVTLTGWVARRRDHGGVAFIDLRDASGVVQVVARDEVLTGTAHDLRSEYCVKVVGEVTARAEKDVNPDLPTGAIDVVASDIEVLSEAAPLPFQIDERVNVGEEARLRHRYLDLRRPGANAVGQNLRLRSQVNAAARDLLNARNFVEIETPTLTRSTPEGARDFLVPARLQPGSWYALPQSPQLFKQLLMVAGMERYYQIARCYRDEDFRADRQPEFTQLDIEMSFVEQDDVIELGEAIAKAVWAVRGIELTTPFPRMSYAEAMRRYGSDKPDLRFDLEITECTDYFAETPFRVFQADYVGAVVMPGGGSQPRRQFDAWQEWARQRGAKGLAYVTVGEDGELGGPVAKNLSDAERAGLAAHVGAAPGDAVFFAAGPTKASRALLGAARLEIGRRCELIDEDAWSFLWVVDAPLFEPASDAVEAGDVAVGAGAWTAVHHAFTSPKAEYLDTLESDPGAALAYAYDLVCNGNEIGGGSIRIHRRDVQERVFAIMGLDQEQAEEKFGFLLEAFKYGAPPHGGIAFGWDRIVALLAGTDSIRDVIAFPKSGGGFDPLTEAPAPITPEQRKEAGVDAVPEPKGEKAEQAAQG from the coding sequence ATGCTTCGCACCCACGAGGCCGGCACGCTGCGTCCTGAGCACGTCGGCACCACCGTGACCCTGACCGGCTGGGTCGCCCGTCGCCGCGACCACGGCGGCGTCGCCTTCATCGACCTGCGCGACGCCAGCGGTGTCGTCCAGGTCGTCGCCCGCGACGAGGTGCTCACCGGCACCGCCCACGACCTGCGCAGCGAGTACTGCGTCAAGGTGGTCGGCGAGGTCACCGCCCGCGCGGAGAAGGACGTCAACCCCGACCTGCCGACCGGCGCGATCGACGTCGTCGCCTCCGACATCGAGGTGCTCAGCGAGGCCGCGCCGCTGCCGTTCCAGATCGACGAGCGCGTCAACGTCGGGGAGGAGGCGCGCCTGCGCCACCGCTACCTCGACCTGCGCCGTCCGGGCGCCAACGCCGTGGGGCAGAACCTGCGGCTGCGCTCGCAGGTCAACGCCGCGGCCCGCGACCTGCTCAACGCGCGCAACTTCGTCGAGATCGAGACCCCGACGCTGACCCGGTCCACCCCGGAGGGCGCCCGTGACTTCCTCGTGCCGGCCCGCCTGCAGCCGGGCAGCTGGTACGCCCTGCCGCAGAGCCCGCAGCTGTTCAAGCAGCTGCTCATGGTCGCCGGCATGGAGCGCTACTACCAGATCGCGCGCTGCTACCGCGACGAGGACTTCCGCGCCGACCGGCAGCCGGAGTTCACCCAGCTCGACATCGAGATGAGCTTCGTCGAGCAGGACGACGTCATCGAGCTCGGCGAGGCCATCGCCAAGGCGGTGTGGGCCGTGCGAGGCATCGAGCTGACCACGCCGTTCCCGCGGATGTCCTACGCCGAGGCGATGCGCCGCTACGGCAGCGACAAGCCCGACCTGCGCTTCGACCTCGAGATCACCGAGTGCACCGACTACTTCGCCGAGACCCCGTTCCGGGTGTTCCAGGCGGACTACGTCGGCGCGGTCGTCATGCCCGGCGGCGGCTCGCAGCCGCGCCGGCAGTTCGACGCCTGGCAGGAGTGGGCCCGCCAGCGCGGCGCCAAGGGCCTGGCCTACGTCACGGTCGGCGAGGACGGCGAGCTCGGCGGCCCGGTCGCCAAGAACCTCTCGGACGCGGAGCGTGCCGGCCTGGCCGCGCACGTCGGCGCCGCCCCGGGCGACGCGGTCTTCTTCGCCGCCGGCCCCACCAAGGCCTCGCGCGCGCTGCTCGGCGCCGCCCGCCTGGAGATCGGCCGTCGCTGCGAGCTCATCGACGAGGACGCCTGGAGCTTCCTGTGGGTGGTCGACGCGCCCCTCTTCGAGCCGGCGTCCGACGCGGTCGAGGCCGGTGACGTCGCCGTCGGTGCCGGTGCCTGGACGGCCGTGCACCACGCCTTCACCTCGCCCAAGGCGGAGTACCTCGACACCCTCGAGTCCGACCCGGGTGCGGCCCTCGCCTACGCCTACGACCTCGTCTGCAACGGCAACGAGATCGGTGGCGGGTCGATCCGTATCCACCGCCGGGACGTCCAGGAGCGCGTCTTCGCGATCATGGGCCTGGACCAGGAGCAGGCCGAGGAGAAGTTCGGCTTCCTGCTGGAGGCGTTCAAGTACGGCGCCCCGCCGCACGGCGGGATCGCCTTCGGCTGGGACCGGATCGTGGCGCTGCTCGCCGGCACCGACTCGATCCGCGACGTCATCGCCTTCCCCAAGTCCGGTGGCGGCTTCGACCCGCTCACCGAGGCGCCCGCCCCGATCACCCCGGAGCAGCGCAAGGAGGCCGGCGTGGACGCCGTCCCGGAGCCCAAGGGGGAGAAGGCCGAGCAGGCCGCCCAGGGCTGA